The Fusobacterium necrophorum subsp. necrophorum genome includes the window AAAAATTCAAGCTAAGAGAGAAAATAAAGAACAAAATACATACAAAGGATTAACAAAAAAATAACTTTATGTACAGTGTACATAAAATTGAGAAGGAGGAAATTATGGAAAACAAAAATGAAAAATTAGAAAATGTAATAGAAAAAGAATTAGAAAATGGGAATTTGTATGAATTATTTTTGACACTAAATTTAGGTAAATTTGACAAGTTAATATTGACAGCTAAAACACAAAAAGAGGTAGATTTTTATAATAAGCTGTATGAAATAGCATTGCAAACAAAGCAGGCAGAATTAATTGAAAAAGGAGTTTTCTAATGTCTAAGGATTTATATATTTTTGCAGGAGTTAATGGTGCTGGGAAATCTACATTATATAATTCTCACATAGATGATGAAGGAATAAAAAATAGTGTAAGAATTAATACAGATGAAATTGTTCGTACCTTTGGAGATTGGAGAAATAATGTAGATCAAATAAAAGCTGGGAAAATAGCAATTAAATTAAAGAATGAATGTTTTAACAAAGAAAAGTCTTTCAATGAAGAAACAACTTTAACCGGAAAAACTATTTTAAAAACGATAGAGAAAGCAAAAGAGTTGGGATATAAAATACATTTGTTTTATGTGGGAGTTAATAATCCTGAGATTGCAAAAGAAAGAGTAAAAAACAGGGTTTTAAGGGGGGGACATAATATTGAGCCTGAAATAATAGAAAAGCGATATTATGAATCTCTTGAAAATTTAAAAAAGATTATATCAAAATGTGATTATGTAAAGATTTATGATAATACTAGTATGTATAAAAACATTTTTTCTTCTATTGATAATAAAATAACAAAAAATAATACAGAACTACCAGAATGGTCAAAAGAAGCGATCAAAGAAAAAATAAATAGTATTAATAGGAGCAATAGTGATTTATTCAAAAAAGAAGAAAACGAAATAAAAAAAGTAGAAAAAATACAAAATCCATTAGTAGAAAAAATTTTGAAAAGAAGAGAAAATCAAAATAATGATAAAGGATTAAAAAAATGACCTTATGTACGCTGTACATAAAGTTTGAAATATGTATATTCTAACATTAAGCTTTTTCAAGATAAAAAGGAGGTTTCAATGAAAACAATAGAAGAAATTAAATGGTGTGAACAATTTAAAGGAAAAGAAAAGTTGGAGTATGCTTCTTGGGAGAAAGGAAAAGCGATTGCTCTTTCTAATGGAGATCCCGTTAATTCTGAAATTATAGAATTAATGAATGATTTCCAAATTGCTGTTTGGGAAGGAAAAATTACAGAAGAAGAAAGAGAAAAATTAATTTTGTCAATTTTTAAAAAAAATTAAAAAGGAAAAACTATATGAATGATGATATTTTAAAGTTGTGGAAAAAAATTGATAAAAAAGAACCAGTAATTCAAGAAAAAGACTTTGATAATTTTGCATTTTCCATTGTGAGTAAGGAAATCAAGAATATTATAATGAATTTTAATAAAGAAGAAATTTTAGATTATAATTTCTATGTAAATTTGCATCAGAAACTATTTCATAAAGTTTATCCAGAAATTGCTGGAGAGGTTAGAATGTCAGGAACAATTCAAAAAAGTGAACCACTATTAAATGGAAAATCTATACAATATGCAACCGGGAAAGAACTGCTTTTTGAAGGAAAAAATTTTATTGATAAGTTCGAAACTGAATTAAAAGAACAAAGAATTAATAAAAGAGAACAAATAACATTTTTTATTGAAAAGATAAGAAGTATATGGCAAAAGCATTATTTTTTTGAAGGGAATACTAGAACAACAGCTCTATATACAGATTTAATGGCTATTAAATATGACATCCCTTTTCAAGTGACAAGAGGAAATATTAGTGAATTAAGAAATGGATTTGTATTAGCTACTGCAAAAAATGAATATAGTAAATTATACAGCTATTTTAATAATAATATTAGAGAAGAACAAAAAAAGAATCTAGGGGAAAATTTTTTAGTAGAAAAAATTTTGAAAAAAAGAGAAAATCAAAATAATAATGATAAAGGATTAAAAAAATGACCTTATGTACGCTGTACATAAAGTTTGAAATATGTATATTGTAACATTAAGCTTTTTCAAGATAAAAAGGAGGTTTCAATGAAAACGATAGAAGAAATTAAATGGTGTGAAAAATACAAAGGAAAAGAACGAGAAGAATATGAATTAAACCAATTTGCTCAAGGGATTGCTCTATGTAATGGAGATTATGTTCCTCAAGATTTTATTGATTTATGCAATAATTTGCAAATACAAGTATGGGAAGGGAAAATTAGCGAGGAAGAAATGGATAAATACATTGAAAAAATTTTATCAGAGGAATAGTTATGGATAAGCAAACAGAAGAATTATTTAAAAAATTAGATGCAATGTATTATTTAAATAAGAAACCAAAAGAACAAAATTTTAAAGAAGAAAAAAACAATTATTATAAAATACGCAAAAAAGTTAAGGAAATAAAAAAAGAAATAAAAAATTTATTGAAAAATAATAGAGAAGAACTAAAATTAAATTATAATTTTTATATGAAACTACACAAAAAACTTTTCGAGGAAATATATCCAGAGATATCTGGTAAATTGAGAGATGTAAATGTGATAAAAAGAGAAGATATTTTAAATGGGCAATCTGTAAAGTACGGAACTTCTTTAGAGTTACGAATGGAAGGAAAAAGCTTCTTGGATAATTTTGAAAATAAAATACTAAAAGCTCCTCAAACCCAAAAGAAAGAAACTTTAATAAAAAACACAATTGAATTATGGAGAAAACATTATTTTTTTGAAGGAAATACAAGAACAACAGCCTTGTTTATAGATATTGTGGCTTTAAAGCATAATATTGAAATAAATTTAATGAACAAAGAACTTAAAAATTTTAGAAACAGTTTAGTATTAGCTACTGAGAATAAAAATTTCAATATGTTAAATGGGTATTTTTATGATTCAAAAATTACTCAAAAAGAAAAGAATAATCCTTTAGTTGAAAAAATTCAGTCTAAGAGAGAAAATAAAGAACAAAATATATATAAAGGATTAACAAGAAAATAACTTTATGTATACTGTACATAAAGTTTAACAAAAATTTGAATAGAGTAAATAAAATGAAAAAATATGGATATATTAGAGTTTCAAGTAATACTCAAGATGAAACAAGACAGCGAAAAGCAATGCTAAAAAAATTTGTTTTACCTGAAAATATTTTTTTAGATAGAGCTTCGGGGAAAAATTTTATAGGTCGTTCAGAATGGGCAAAAATGCTAGCTAAAGTTGTAATAGGAGATGTCATAGTTATAAAAGAATTGGATCGATTAGGAAGAAACAACAATAAAATTAAAGAAAATTATAAGCTTATAAAAGATAAAGGAGTTTTCTTAGAATTTATTGACGAACCTATTTTAAATACTTATGGAAAATCAACTCTTGAAATAGAATTAATTCAGCCACTTGTATTACATTTGCTTGGATAATTACTGAAAAGGAAAGAGAGAAAATTCTGAAAAGGCAGAAAGAAGCATATTCATCTTTAAATAAGAATAAAAAAGGAAGGCTTATATCACGAAAAAAAGAAAAGAAAGAGAAAAACTATAGAAGAACAGATATTAGAATTAGAATGAAAGCAAAAAGATTTAAAAAAATTATGGATAGCGAATATAATGAATTATTTAAACAATTCTTTGATTTTATAAAAGGAGATATTTCTTTAAAAAATAAATTAAAAAACAATATAAGTAATAAGAAATTTAAAGAAGATGTAAGAAAATTTTTGAAAGAGTATATTATTAAAGAGAATCCAAAAAATAAGGAGTAAAAAAATTGAATATTTTAAATTCTGAAATAGAAAAAAATAATTTAATTAATGCTAGAAAAAAACAATTACTGGATGAACTTTTAGGGGAAGATTTAAAAAAATATTTATGGGAAGATGACAATATAACTGAAATACAAGTAAATGCTGACAATAGAATATGGATTGATACTTTTACAGAAGGAAATATATGGACTGGAAAATTCTTTGATCCTGAAAAATCTAAGCAATTAATTAATTACATAGCTTCTGATATTGGATTGGAATTAGGAGTAGGACAAAGA containing:
- a CDS encoding zeta toxin family protein, encoding MSKDLYIFAGVNGAGKSTLYNSHIDDEGIKNSVRINTDEIVRTFGDWRNNVDQIKAGKIAIKLKNECFNKEKSFNEETTLTGKTILKTIEKAKELGYKIHLFYVGVNNPEIAKERVKNRVLRGGHNIEPEIIEKRYYESLENLKKIISKCDYVKIYDNTSMYKNIFSSIDNKITKNNTELPEWSKEAIKEKINSINRSNSDLFKKEENEIKKVEKIQNPLVEKILKRRENQNNDKGLKK
- a CDS encoding Fic family protein, producing the protein MDKQTEELFKKLDAMYYLNKKPKEQNFKEEKNNYYKIRKKVKEIKKEIKNLLKNNREELKLNYNFYMKLHKKLFEEIYPEISGKLRDVNVIKREDILNGQSVKYGTSLELRMEGKSFLDNFENKILKAPQTQKKETLIKNTIELWRKHYFFEGNTRTTALFIDIVALKHNIEINLMNKELKNFRNSLVLATENKNFNMLNGYFYDSKITQKEKNNPLVEKIQSKRENKEQNIYKGLTRK
- a CDS encoding recombinase family protein — encoded protein: MKKYGYIRVSSNTQDETRQRKAMLKKFVLPENIFLDRASGKNFIGRSEWAKMLAKVVIGDVIVIKELDRLGRNNNKIKENYKLIKDKGVFLEFIDEPILNTYGKSTLEIELIQPLVLHLLG
- a CDS encoding Fic family protein; the encoded protein is MNFNKEEILDYNFYVNLHQKLFHKVYPEIAGEVRMSGTIQKSEPLLNGKSIQYATGKELLFEGKNFIDKFETELKEQRINKREQITFFIEKIRSIWQKHYFFEGNTRTTALYTDLMAIKYDIPFQVTRGNISELRNGFVLATAKNEYSKLYSYFNNNIREEQKKNLGENFLVEKILKKRENQNNNDKGLKK